CCTGCGCACGGTGAAGGACCAGGGGCTGCTCGACCATCGTCCCGGCTGGTACGCCCGGGACATCGCGCTCACCCTCCTCGGGATCGCCGCCGTCGCCGGCGGCCTCCTGCTGGCCGGACCGACCTGGTGGTCCGTCCTGCTCGCCGTGCCCCTCGCGGTGCTCTCGGCGCGTGCCGCCTTCGTCGCGCACGACGCCGGCCACGCCCAGGTCACCGCGGACCGCCGGGCCGGGCGCGCCGTCCAGCTCGTCCACGCCAACCTGCTCCTCGGCATGAGCCGCGAGTGGTGGAACGACAAGCACAACCGGCACCACGCCAACCCCAACCACCTCGACAAGGACCCGGACGTCGCCGCCGACGTCCTCGTCTTCGCCGAGCACCAGACCGCCGGCCGCACCGGCCTGCGCGGCTTCCTCACCCGCCACCAGGCCCTGCTCTTCTTCCCGCTGACCACCCTGGAGGGCCTCGCGCTCAAGCTGTACGGCGTCCAGGCCCTGCTCGCGAAGGACGGCCCCTACCGCACCCGGCGCGAGCGCCTCACCGAAGGCGCCCTGCTGCTGCTCCACTTCGCCGGGTACACGGCGCTGCTCCTCACCGCCCTCACGCCCGTCCAGGCGCTGGTCTTCGCGCTCGTCCACCAGATGCTGTTCGGCGTCCACCTCGGCATGGCCTTCGCCCCCAACCACAAGGGCATGGACCGGCCCGACCAGCACGAGGACGGCGACAGCTGGGGCCATCTGCGCCGGCAGGTGCTCACCTCCCGCAACATCCGGGGCGGCGTCCTCACCGACTGGTTCCTCGGCGGCCTCAACTACCAGGTCGAGCACCACCTCTTCCCGTCCATGCCCCGCCCCCACCTGCGGATCGCCCAGCCCGCCGTCCGCGCGCACTGCCGGGCCCTGGGCATCCCGTACACCGAGACCGGCTTCGTCGACTCCTACCGGCAGGCCCTCGGCCACCTGCACGAGGTGGGCGCCCCCCTGCGCGAGGAGCGCGCGGGACGCCCGGAGTAGGGTCGCGGGCGTCAGCGGTCACCGCAGAGAACCAGGGGGGTCTCCCGCATGGGCGACGGCACCGTCACCACGGTCAGCAGCAACGGCACCTATTCCTTCAGCAAGCCCAACCGCCCGTCGATCACGCTCCTCGCGGGGCTCGGCGTGGAGGGCGACGTGCACGCCGGAGTCACGGTCAAGCACCGTTCCCGGGTCGCGCAGGACCCGACGCAGCCGAACCTCCGGCAGGTCCACCTCATCCAGGCCGAGCTCTTCGACGAGGTCGCCGA
The Streptomyces roseofulvus genome window above contains:
- a CDS encoding acyl-CoA desaturase gives rise to the protein MSQAIATAPAPAPAARPRRGSEFSPLLRTVKDQGLLDHRPGWYARDIALTLLGIAAVAGGLLLAGPTWWSVLLAVPLAVLSARAAFVAHDAGHAQVTADRRAGRAVQLVHANLLLGMSREWWNDKHNRHHANPNHLDKDPDVAADVLVFAEHQTAGRTGLRGFLTRHQALLFFPLTTLEGLALKLYGVQALLAKDGPYRTRRERLTEGALLLLHFAGYTALLLTALTPVQALVFALVHQMLFGVHLGMAFAPNHKGMDRPDQHEDGDSWGHLRRQVLTSRNIRGGVLTDWFLGGLNYQVEHHLFPSMPRPHLRIAQPAVRAHCRALGIPYTETGFVDSYRQALGHLHEVGAPLREERAGRPE